Proteins encoded by one window of Brienomyrus brachyistius isolate T26 chromosome 1, BBRACH_0.4, whole genome shotgun sequence:
- the LOC125742844 gene encoding xin actin-binding repeat-containing protein 2-like isoform X1 encodes MSTLLSGWQRGDIVSATMEIQSGNRPPVLSGTGSTTSTSLSSFRPQAAKATSEAARELQKTAKKFEKFDISLENLRMMFEKPRAQEVKPHQVAHPSPSRQAWVGQSNRLFKPPKDLLSSAERMSSKQTPDLDQSACGAGGSGAGAPEKGVSGRSGAQAGAAESIPLRERLAMYQAAVSKSDVAGSSSSGAVMEEAEACSLPGGLASVKKQFESQEISSSQSTVTQYHFQHRSVQEVSSTSEVTVKGSSRESLSSGQMVPPVQDEKFHYDQSAHQSNVVSSYENHFDGKVKVVGGEDIPKISTQVLKQQFEKHIEDATPSKQIKIDLDFNQFQWAPSHSVSSKVSSSKTCETSSMTRKVEEAVAASSSACASVTSYESMEHLPPPPPDLLLVPLESQGQDSEQELFEQLCQARQSVNKEQYSKQRNLYELKRLYKHIHPEVRKNLERDFFSDVTEIEKTQLERGDEVTGDVQQARYVFENSESSPIKSVSPEREYLEWDEILKGEVQSMRWMFENKPLDSIKDDTPDEDSKKSIAQQEIIAGSDVKYTTWMFETQPIDALGTDTPDSTEQASKLTELARGDVRTATWLFETQPLDALSKIYQEEDQSTEVICTKDITGGDVKTARYLFETQLLDSLGHTETIDESHFLQLKSELEEIKGDVKTSTKLFETEPLCVIRGDSGQMLEITKVRREETEKGDVKTSRWLFETQPLDMINKDPAQVKLICGVSIEDNSQGGVNRGRWLFETKTLDSIKDEDWESSKLEKEKIIGADVRKHCWTFETQPMDSLKDTANARPMSVEEVVGGDVQTARHLFETVPMDALKDSPEVGKLKKVVTSEEEKGDVRHQKWVFESQPLENIREEKKESIRTVNLQELDRGDVSNCKVIFETMDLGKCDDTQKIQVEGVTSGSVKSNKVRFESTPLYAMQDSYGAYHEVRTVRREEIVKGDVRTCKWMFETRPIDQFDESISKLQIIKGISKQETESGDVKTAKWLFETQPLDSIKYFSNVEDEATETTKSTETVKGDVKTCRWLFETQPMDALYEKAEVKGDTETEAIHKGDVKTCTWLFETQSLDTIRDESETILRTCTVDQEDIHGKDVRMARFLFETENLENIRGDDTSAFKRVTEIDIQSGDVSRMKYIFENQSSDIMTSTSKETLKKLKTIQAEDIQKGNVVNCTWLFENQPIDAINEGSEEHTENRIVTDIQGGDVNKGRFIFETFSLDKIHAESSDTEISKMEKIICDETEKGDVKNYTMMFETQPLYAIRDKEGHYHEVTTVTKEEMMKGDVVGARWLFETKPLDSIRDTDEVYVIKSVTQEDIQKGDVNSARWRFETQSLDKISEEAKLLVRTVDDVQGGDVQTNKQRFESEDLSQKYIRTVSVSEIHKGDVRTATWMFETRTIDEIHGEASEYEEMKKVTKEEVLKGDVKQSVWLFEKQPLDKIKEVDESNVAVSREEIPQADVKTTTWLFETTPFHEFNESSMQKTEIIGKSIQDTLKELYSQKIVKSQGILIETDEIGDVRMAKYNLMNQEAPEIQKEDIIRGDLKNIMMNLLNRRETTEKTVVIDKEERGDINTIVQQLFNQDTGINVEREEIIRGDIQEAISNLMKEDESAKRGILIQEDEKGDVRMTIYSLLNKQETSVGKEDIIKGNVRGAINILLSNPNNPEQYMKIKVGDTEKGNVNFYSTCIESGALDYLKELQSEPDERGKMEKEKIVGGDVEGTKLILEQNQSQVERTVAEDDIVPGDVHNTVKVFMTEPVISLDNIQKEVIVKGDLRAVLDSLTQAVNQKMVVEKEEVVKGDINSTLRSLEEAQYQLKEIEKAEIVPGDIKGTLQSLEKSASSKVEIVIEDLVPGDIKGTLKSLEDAKQAVKEVEKEEIVKGDIQMAMQSLRDASNEKKVYQQQVSVQGDVKGTIQLLLEPPAPCKTQCKASTEGDVKMSIKSLYDMQEQSQMEKEEAIKGDVQGTIKGLLKGKQQKYLSSSIDGTKEASVSMKTSLPPQQEAHKYSVATKLESKTVKVKNLCQANELRSSSNKHAGIKSAQGQSLTKEDNALISQTTVMDMSPTPEERNIKEPSLKPKVAVPGPGIIKKKNVTDQVTNNMVTNVNQCVSQSNVATKHSKGVKTVVLDTDDSRTSSTSGMTHLNTVKNESQTKTTTKPVQGVKISSHVTGNTSQANMTKAVSTGNQLTQEAIATGATNVIKNTSQGTTDARHLQDTKTTTQVQTKAAEHKTIVQKHDIKTLKTEFRNLDMNRKGFVKPIKKGKEDIHMPPPPLPTPPLSESEFPLPPPPPPVLESEGNMFSIPLSSVSKQDSDLPPPPPPPPVDLDHFPPPPPPPPPHIAGQDYLPPPPSQQELDSMPGKSLRSPLTKAQQMPVKPIKAPSLYKIPKPEAHKQFGQGPINVEKNQVTPPPPSTKIFQVPAQQTIIAPDLSTSSQNIKEIRKQEEAIKIAPTDSLRTASQEEDSPGPVKKVYKPQIKLPPPPVEPVPARPKTCVRKFKTPLMIAEEKYRKQREESEKTRVGTAPASPASDGDVQPFIQAASEASATDNTAKGEAVSTDTTKKEAEAIIDKIISDTVSLGALVQAPSRGLSVQPLIPSRGQPSARKIASAVDKELQNVVKESNISKQTVVQDFTNLQMRTSTSLKTDEMKQTDVSLNREVSKVPLQPTKIPKVTPNFKVKTVKIPKIDKMENLETEKKESSAEATNKQQLSKQDRKAFSQMTREITKVTESCVQESTEIVNEAEKHVEKAAAVKDSKLETQMLKPKQKFKEKTVVIPKEKMSCMKGNQEKEVRKMQKAKAQHGGHDQVSEEVIITESNVQQSFQQQSTVQVEKQMETSQMQKDVTSKPQIQDKPQIESRHIGVKLTGKTSQKGESTSSVANQQASQKCEEIHRLLSQIDVLLEPSGKIDSKAVRTLLIKIPSWLIDPAAKRSLEVRPDDNIEKLKDILVYVRSAAQMKVLNLGGSIAATEKPGSGLASEKIGVGGAISKISIGSSKVEAHNKVLGEGRTSHESMKQKFIDTKKADSRGTSPLIRMRSPSPTYITIESTRRASSPQRVGPSPPPMHRSCTPPEPPPRMFDPTTSQINRASPSPTFSRSDKLAKLKDTTAKLSQGASPPPLSQHAQIAEKKSEIVESPSSFHRQIKIETHVVETSEVSEATLETASVKDKKEFFEEAQKAEVNRMYVRKDPIEIPERLGPDTEETEAKEKGKEEVPWVNLSGLVHKFESPEQKVYTRKEPILIAERLGSDTEDADPEDDQKGTQVEPVPTFNIKTIKTMFEMGEQSSSVKEQKHKHEKPESEMREIMTDGSKQTNPWRQQKGSWQTSPPPIQKEALQSGLTEPMGFSGSQSVSETFSSIDEFGNKISGSRCATTVSQHSEHITTRCAPPTYADVVKGKVQGLDVLTDSTPEELLKNFQKTWNESESVFKSLGYNVTEQKTSQTVSRQQETLMTENSSSRVGAVRGLPEEGVSNGVTGRRQTKLP; translated from the exons CGAGAGCCAGGAAATCTCATCTTCTCAGAGTACCGTCACGCAATACCACTTCCAGCACCGATCTGTGCAG GAAGTGTCTAGCACATCTGAGGTGACAGTGAAGGGCAGCTCCAGAGAGAGTCTCTCATCTGGACAGATGGTGCCTCCTGTTCAGGATGAAAAG TTCCACTATGATCAGAGTGCCCACCAAAGTAATGTGGTCTCCAGTTATGAAAATCATTTTGATGGAAAAG TGAAGGTCGTCGGAGGTGAGGACATACCGAAGATATCTACACAGGTTTTAAAGCAGCAATTTGAAAAGCATATTGAGGATGCAACACCAAGCAAGCAAATTAAG ATTGATCTTGATTTCAACCAGTTTCAATGGGCCCCGAGTCACAGTGTATCATCTAAAGTTTCCTCAAGCAAGACATGTGAAACATCGTCCATGACTAGGAAGGTAGAAGAAGCTGTTGCTGCCTCTTCCTCAGCATGTGCTTCCGTCACTTCCTATGAGAGTATGGAGCActtgcctccccctcccccagacttgcTGCTGGTTCCACTAGAAAGTCAAGGGCAGGACAGTGAACAAGAACTATTTGAGCAACTTTGCCAGGCTAGACAGTCTGTAAATAAAGAGCAATATTCTAAGCAGAGGAACTTGTATGAGCTGAAACGCCTCTACAAGCATATACACCCGGAGGTCCGGAAAAACCTGGAAAGGGATTTTTTCAGTGACGTAACAGAGATTGAGAAGACGCAGCTGGAGAGAGGAGATGAAGTCACCGGAGATGTTCAGCAAGCCAGATATGTTTTTGAGAACTCTGAGAGCAGTCCCATCAAGTCAGTGAGCCCCGAACGAGAATACCTTGAGTGGGATGAGATTCTTAAAGGGGAAGTGCAATCTATGCGCTGGATGTTTGAAAACAAACCCCTAGATTCAATCAAAGATGACACTCCAGATGAAGACAGCAAGAAAAGCATAGCTCAGCAGGAAATCATTGCAGGAAGTGATGTGAAATACACAACCTGGATGTTCGAGACACAACCCATTGATGCTCTAGGCACAGATACCCCAGATTCAACTGAGCAAGCTAGCAAGTTAACAGAGTTAGCAAGAGGAGATGTTCGCACGGCAACCTGGCTCTTTGAAACACAACCACTGGATGCACTCAGTAAGATATATCAGGAAGAAGATCAAAGCACAGAGGTTATTTGCACAAAAGATATAACTGGTGGAGATGTAAAAACTGCCAGGTACTTGTTTGAAACCCAGCTCCTGGATTCTCTGGGCCATACTGAGACCATTGATGAGTCCCATTTCCTACAGCTGAAGTCAGAATTGGAAGAGATCAAAGGAGACGTTAAAACATCCACAAAACTGTTTGAGACTGAACCCCTGTGTGTCATTCGAGGAGACTCTGGTCAAATGCTGGAGATCACAAAAGTCCGCCGTGAGGAAACCGAGAAAGGTGATGTCAAGACATCCCGTTGGCTCTTTGAAACTCAGCCTCTGGACATGATAAACAAAGACCCTGcccaagtgaaactgatttgcGGGGTGTCAATAGAGGACAACTCTCAAGGTGGTGTCAATAGAGGCAGGTGGCTGTTTGAGACAAAGACCCTAGACTCTATTAAAGATGAAGATTGGGAAAGTTCAAAGTTGGAAAAAGAAAAGATTATTGGAGCTGATGTCCGAAAGCACTGTTGGACATTTGAAACACAGCCTATGGACAGTTTAAAAGACACTGCAAATGCCAGACCAATGTCTGTGGAAGAGGTTGTAGGGGGTGATGTGCAAACAGCTAGACATTTATTTGAAACAGTGCCGATGGATGCTTTGAAGGATAGTCCTGAAGTAGGTAAACTTAAAAAAGTAGTGACATCTGAGGAGGAAAAGGGTGATGTCAGACATCAAAAGTGGGTTTTTGAAAGCCAACCGCTTGAAAACatcagagaagaaaagaaagaaagcatAAGAACTGTGAACCTACAAGAACTTGACAGAGGGGATGTTTCAAATTGCAAAGTAATCTTTGAAACAATGGATTTAGGCAAATGCGATGACACTCAGAAAATCCAAGTCGAGGGGGTCACAAGTGGCTCTGTAAAATCAAACAAAGTTCGTTTTGAATCTACACCATTATATGCCATGCAAGACAGTTATGGTGCTTATCATGAGGTGAGAACTGTGCGGAGGGAGGAGATTGTAAAGGGTGATGTTCGAACCTGCAAATGGATGTTTGAAACACGTCCCATTGATCAGTTTGATGAAAGTATCAGCAAATTACAGATCATTAAAGGTATATCAAAACAGGAAACAGAGTCAGGTGATGTGAAAACAGCTAAATGGCTTTTTGAGACACAGCCACTTGACTCTATTAAATATTTCAGCAATGTAGAAGATGAGGCGACTGAGACGACGAAGTCAACAGAGACTGTGAAAGGTGATGTCAAAACCTGTAGGTGGTTGTTTGAAACACAGCCAATGGATGCTCTTTATGAAAAGGCTGAGGTAAAGGGTGACACTGAAACAGAGGCGATTCATAAAGGGGACGTCAAGACGTGCACTTGGCTGTTCGAGACGCAGTCACTTGACACTATCAGAGATGAGTCAGAAACGATCCTAAGGACATGCACCGTAGACCAGGAGGATATTCATGGCAAAGATGTGAGAATGGCCCGGTTCCTTTTTGAGACAGAGAATCTTGAGAACATCAGAGGGGATGACACTTCTGCTTTTAAAAGAGTTACTGAGATTGATATTCAGTCTGGAGATGTGTCCAGAATGAAGTACATATTTGAAAACCAGTCCTCTGACATAATGACTTCAACTTCCAAAGAGACACTGAAAAAGCTGAAGACCATTCAAGCAGAAGACATTCAGAAAGGGAATGTGGTTAACTGCACGTGGCTGTTTGAAAATCAACCTATAGATGCTATTAATGAGGGTTCTGAAGAACATACAGAAAACCGTATTGTGACAGACATACAAGGAGGTGATGTTAACAAGGGAcgtttcatttttgagactttCTCCTTGGATAAAATTCATGCAGAATCATCTGATACAGAGATATCAAAAATGGAGAAAATAATTTGTGATGAGACAGAGAAAGGtgatgtcaaaaactacaccatGATGTTTGAAACTCAGCCTCTGTATGCCATCCGTGACAAAGAGGGCCATTATCATGAGGTCACCACAGTCACAAAAGAGGAAATGATGAAGGGAGATGTTGTTGGAGCTAGGTGGCTATTTGAAACCAAACCCCTTGATTCGATAAGGGACACAGATGAGGTCTATGTCATTAAATCTGTCACACAGGAAGACATTCAGAAAGGTGATGTAAACTCAGCGAGATGGAGATTTGAAACCCAGTCACTCGATAAAATTTCAGAAGAAGCAAAGCTCTTGGTTAGAACTGTGGATGATGTTCAAGGAGGTGAcgttcaaacaaacaaacaacgtTTTGAGTCTGAGGATTTATCGCAAAAATACATCAGAACGGTCAGTGTCAGTGAAATCCATAAAGGTGACGTGAGAACGGCCACATGGATGTTTGAAACGCGCACAATTGATGAGATACATGGTGAAGCCTCTGAGTACGAAGAGATGAAAAAGGTAACGAAAGAAGAGGTGCTAAAGGGAGATGTTAAACAGTCGGTGTGGCTTTTTGAAAAGCAGCCCCTTGACAAGATTAAAGAGGTGGATGAATCGAATGTTGCCGTTTCTCGTGAAGAGATTCCGCAAGCGGATGTGAAGACAACGACGTGGCTTTTTGAAACAACCCCGTTTCACGAGTTTAACGAGAGCAGCATGCAAAAGACTGAGATAATCGGTAAAAGCATCCAAGATACTCTGAAGGAGCTGTACTCCCAGAAAATAGTCAAGTCACAAGGAATACTCATAGAAACAGATGAAATTGGCGATGTCAGAATGGCAAAGTACAACCTCATGAACCAAGAAGCTCCAGAAATTCAAAAGGAGGACATAATTAGAGGGGACCTCAAAAATATAATGATGAATCTGCTAAACAGAAGGGAGACAACTGAGAAAACCGTTGTTATAGATAAGGAAGAGAGGGGTGACATAAACACTATAGTGCAACAGCTGTTCAACCAAGACACAGGAATCAATGTggaaagagaagaaattatccGGGGTGATATTCAGGAAGCAATAAGCAACCTGATGAAGGAGGATGAGTCTGCCAAACGAGGTATTCTGATACAGGAAGACGAGAAGGGAGATGTAAGGATGACTATATACTCTCTTCTTAATAAACAAGAGACTAGTGTTGGAAAAGAGGATATTATCAAAGGAAATGTTCGAGGTGCTATCAACATACTTCTGTCCAACCCGAACAATCCGGAACAATACATGAAGATAAAAGTGGGAGACACCGAAAAGGGAAATGTGAACTTTTACTCCACGTGCATAGAGTCTGGGGCCCTGGACTATCTTAAAGAACTGCAAAGTGAGCCAGATGAGAGAGGTAAGATGGAGAAAGAGAAGATCGTTGGAGGAGATGTTGAAGGGACAAAACTTATTTTGGAACAAAATCAGTCACAGGTTGAACGAACTGTTGCAGAGGATGATATTGTCCCGGGAGATGTGCACAACACGGTCAAGGTTTTTATGACCGAACCAGTGATATCACTAGATAACATCCAGAAAGAGGTCATTGTGAAAGGGGACTTGAGAGCAGTCCTGGACTCTCTAACACAGGCTGTAAACCAGAAGATGGTGGTTGAAAAAGAGGAAGTAGTCAAGGGTGACATAAACAGCACTCTGAGATCTCTGGAGGAGGCTCAATACCAACTCAAAGAGATTGAAAAAGCAGAAATTGTCCCAGGTGACATTAAAGGGACCCTGCAGAGCCTGGAAAAATCTGCCAGCAGCAAAGTTGAGATTGTCATTGAGGATTTAGTGCCTGGTGATATCAAAGGAACTTTAAAATCACTGGAAGACGCTAAACAGGCTGTGAAAGAGGTAGAGAAAGAGGAAATTGTTAAAGGCGATATTCAGATGGCGATGCAGAGCTTACGAGACGCTTCTAATGAGAAGAAGGTCTACCAGCAACAAGTGAGTGTTCAGGGAGATGTAAAAGGCACTATACAACTGCTGTTAGAACCTCCAGCCCCATGCAAAACACAGTGCAAAGCTAGCACCGAGGGAGACGTGAAGATGTCTATAAAGTCGCTATACGACATGCAGGAACAAAGTCAAATGGAGAAAGAGGAGGCAATCAAAGGAGATGTCCAGGGCACAATAAAAGGCCTATTGAAAGGAAAGCAGCAGAAGTACCTGAGCAGTAGTATTGATGGTACTAAAGAAGCCAGCGTTTCAATGAAAACCTCATTGCCCCCTCAGCAGGAAGCCCACAAATACTCAGTTGCGACTAAGCTTGAAAGCAAGACAGTGAAAGTCAAAAATCTATGCCAGGCAAATGAATTACGCAGCAGCTCAAACAAGCATGCTGGAATAAAGTCAGCGCAAGGCCAGTCCTTAACCAAGGAGGATAATGCTCTTATTTCTCAGActacagtgatggatatgtcTCCTACTCCAGAAGAGAGAAATATTAAAGAACCATCTTTAAAACCGAAGGTAGCAGTCCCTGGTCCTGGGATTATCAAGAAGAAAAATGTGACAGATCAAGTGACTAATAACATGGTTACAAATGTAAACCAATGTGTGTCACAAAGTAACGTTGCCACAAAGCACAGCAAAGGTGTGAAAACAGTGGTTCTGGATACTGATGATTCAAGAACCTCAAGCACCTCAGGAatgacacacttaaacacagttAAAAATGAATCACAGACGAAGACCACCACTAAGCCTGTACAGGGTGTTAAAATCAGTAGTCACGTGACAGGAAATACATCACAAGCTAACATGACAAAAGCTGTGAGCACTGGCAATCAGCTCACGCAGGAGGCAATAGCAACAGGAGCgacaaatgtaataaaaaatacatcacagggcaccactGATGCAAGACACCTCCAAGACACCAAAACTACGACACAGGTACagacaaaagcagcagaacaCAAAACAATTGTGCAAAAGCATGATATTAAAACCTTGAAGACAGAGTTCCGCAACCTTGACATGAATCGAAAGGGTTTTGTTAAGCCAATAAAGAAGGGCAAAGAAGATATCCATATGCCACCTCCACCTCTGCCAACGCCTCCATTGTCAGAGTCTGAATTCCCTCTtccacccccacctccaccaGTGCTGGAATCTGAGGGTAACATGTTCTCTATTCCACTTTCCTCTGTCTCAAAGCAGGATTCTGACCTGCCCCCACCACCTCCACCACCGCCTGTGGATCTAGATCattttccaccaccaccacctccccccccaccgCACATAGCTGGACAAGATTATCTACCCCCACCACCATCGCAGCAAGAGTTGGATTCCATGCCAGGAAAATCACTCCGCTCTCCACTCACAAAGGCTCAACAAATGCCTGTCAAACCCATAAAGGCCCCTTCCTTATATAAGATCCCAAAGCCTGAGGCACATAAGCAGTTTGGGCAAGGGCCGATCAACGTGGAGAAAAACCAAGTGACTCCTCCACCACCTTCAACCAAGATATTCCAGGTGCCCGCACAGCAGACCATTATAGCACCTGACCTGTCCACATCCAGCCAAAATATAAAGGAAATAAGGAAACAagaggaagcaataaaaatagCTCCGACAGATTCACTGAGAACTGCATCACAAGAAGAAGACTCACCTGGTCCGGTGAAGAAAGTTTATAAGCCTCAGATAAAACTACCACCTCCACCTGTTGAACCGGTACCTGCGAGGCCTAAAACATGTGTGAGGAAATTCAAAACTCCACTGATGATTGCAGAGGAAAAGTATCGCAAGCAGAGGGAGGAGAGTGAGAAGACCAGAGTTGGTACAGCTCCAGCTTCTCCAGCAAGTGATGGGGATGTGCAACCCTTTATTCAGGCTGCATCTGAAGCATCTGCCACAGACAACACAGCTAAGGGAGAAGCAGTGAGCACTGATACAACTAAGAAAGAAGCAGAAGCAATAATCGATAAAATTATATCAGACACAGTGTCACTCGGTGCGCTTGTGCAGGCACCATCAAGGGGTTTATCAGTCCAACCTTTAATTCCTTCAAGGGGTCAGCCCTCTGCTAGAAAAATTGCATCAGCTGTTGACAAAGAACTTCAGAATGTCGTGAAAGAAAGCAACATTTCTAAACAGACTGTCGTGCAAGACTTCACTAATCTTCAGATGCGAACTTCAACTTCTCTGAAAACCGATGAAATGAAACAAACCGATGTTTCCTTAAACCGGGAAGTGAGTAAAGTTCCTCTCCAACCAACAAAAATCCCGAAAGTTACTCCAAATTTCAAGGTTAAAACAGTGAAGATTCCAAAAATTGACAAGATGGAAAATCTGGAGACTGAGAAGAAAGAATCTTCGGCAGAAGCTACTAATAAGCAGCAGTTAAGTAAACAAGACAGAAAAGCTTTTTCTCAGATGACTCGCGAAATCACCAAAGTTACAGAAAGCTGTGTGCAGGAAAGCACAGAAATCGTCAACGAAGCTGAGAAGCATGTTGAGAAGGCTGCAGCTGTAAAGGACAGCAAGCTGGAAACACAAATGCTGAAACCCAAGCAGAAATTCAAGGAGAAAACTGTTGTTATTCCTAAAGAGAAGATGTCATGTATGAAGGGAAATCAAGAAAAGGAGGTTAGAAAAATGCAGAAGGCCAAAGCGCAGCACGGGGGACATGATCAAGTCAGTGAAGAAGTGATCATCACAGAAAGCAACGTTCAGCAAAGCTTCCAGCAACAAAGCACAGTTCAAGTTGAAAAACAAATGGAGACCTCACAAATGCAAAAAGATGTTACCAGTAAGCCACAGATTCAGGATAAACCACAAATTGAAAGTAGACACATTGGTGTTAAGCTAACAGGAAAAACATCACAAAAGGGTGAAAGTACATCTTCGGTGGCCAATCAGCAGGCCTCACAAAAATGTGAAGAAATACACAGGTTGCTTTCTCAAATTGATGTTTTACTTGAACCATCTGGGAAAATTGACTCTAAAGCAGTAAGGACTCTCCTCATCAAAATCCCTAGCTGGCTAATAGATCCAGCGGCAAAAAGGAGTTTAGAAGTCAGACCGGATGATAATAttgagaagctgaaagacatccTAGTCTACGTAAGATCGGCTGCGCAAATGAAAGTTTTGAATTTAGGAGGAAGCATCGCTGCCACGGAAAAGCCTGGAAGTGGACTGGCATCTGAAAAGATAGGTGTTGGTGGAGCAATATCGAAAATAAGTATTGGCTCGTCAAAAGTGGAGGCTCATAACAAAGTATTGGGAGAGGGAAGGACTTCTCACGAAAGCATGAAGCAAAAGTTCATTGACACAAAGAAAGCTGATTCTAGAGGGACCTCACCCTTAATCAGAATGCgctcaccatcacctacttatATTACCATAGAATCTACACGGAGGGCTAGCTCTCCACAAAGAGTGGGCCCTTCACCTCCACCAATGCACAGATCGTGCACTCCCCCTGAACCACCACCACGGATGTTTGACCCAACAACATCTCAGATCAACAGGGCCAGTCCTTCTCCAACATTCAGCCGATCAGACAAGCTGGCCAAGCTGAAGGACACCACTGCTAAGCTTTCGCAGGGGGCGTCTCCACCTCCTCTGTCACAACACGCGCAGATAGCCGAGAAAAAATCTGAAATTGTAGAATCGCCATCATCGTTCCATCGTCAGATCAAAATTGAGACGCATGTCGTGGAGACGTCAGAAGTCTCGGAGGCGACGCTAGAAACTGCATCAGTGAAAGACAAGAAAGAATTCTTTGAGGAGGCTCAGAAGGCTGAGGTGAACAGAATGTATGTACGCAAGGACCCTATTGAAATCCCAGAACGCTTAGGCCCAGACACAGAAGAGACAGAAgccaaagaaaaaggaaaagagGAGGTCCCATGGGTAAATCTCTCTGGACTTGTCCACAAATTTGAATCACCAGAACAGAAGGTTTATACAAGAAAAGAGCCTATTCTAATTGCAGAGAGACTAGGAAGTGACACTGAAGACGCTGATCCTGAAGACGACCAAAAAGGAACTCAAGTGGAACCGGTTCCAACATTCAACATCAAGACCATTAAAACTATGTTTGAAATGGGCGAGCAGAGTTCCTCCGTCAAGGAACAAAAGCATAAACATGAGAAGCCAGAGTCAGAGATGCGTGAAATCATGACAGATGGTTCAAAGCAGACAAACCCTTGGAGACAGCAGAAGGGCTCATGGCAGACGTCTCCCCCGCCCATCCAGAAGGAGGCATTGCAGTCAGGATTGACCGAACCAATGGGGTTTTCCGGGAGTCAGTCAGTCAGCGAGACGTTCTCCAGCATCGATGAATTTGGTAATAAGATAAGCGGGTCAAGATGTGCCACGACAGTCTCCCAGCATTCAGAACACATCACGACCCGGTGTGCCCCTCCCACATATGCAGACGTAGTGAAGGGCAAGGTCCAAGGGCTAGATGTCTTGACGGACAGCACCCCTGAAGAACTACTGAAGAACTTCCAAAAAACCTGGAATGAAAGCGAGAGCGTCTTCAAGAGCCTGGGCTATAACGTAACAGAACAGAAGACTTCACAGACAGTATCCCGTCAGCAAGAGACGCTCATGACTG AAAACTCGAGTTCCCGAGTCGGAGCTGTGCGCGGCCTGCCGGAAGAGGGTGTATCCAATGGAGTCACTGGTCGCAGACAAACAAAACTTCCATAG